A window of the Brachybacterium sacelli genome harbors these coding sequences:
- a CDS encoding nitrate reductase subunit alpha — MTVHDPDTRRTPQDADQGEKAAAGVDSPLFDALIGARKMFSRSEKISEDSRETHRVGGRSGDSFYRERWSHDKVVRSTHGVNCTGSCSWKVYVKDGVITWESQETDYPSAGPDKPEYEPRGCPRGASFSWYTYSPTRVRYPYVRSELLRLFREEKAKAPGHDPVEAWKAIVSDPGKAMRYKRARGKGGLVRASWDEAVEMVAAAYVHTVKEHGPDRATGFSPIPAMSQVSFSSGARFHQLIGASMLSFYDWYADLPPASPQVFGDQTDVPESGDWWDAAYLIMWGSNVPQTRTPDAHWMTEARYRGQKVISVAPDYAESVKFADEWLAPHPGTDAALAMSMGHTILREFYVDSPVPYFVAYSTQYTDLPFLVQLESREDGTLVPGKFLVATDLGSGHTPEADTEHADFKPMLYDLASQAAAVPNGTLGHRFSADGEGRWNLELGELDPALSLLGHHEDVAEVLLPRFDTAGQGGRGDVPRGVPVRRIDGHLVTTVFDLLLAEYGVGREGLPGRWARGLDDADALYTPAWQEGITGVPGPAAARIARELAQNAIDSGGRSMIIMGAGTNHWFHSDTIYRSFLTLTNLCGTQGVNGGGWAHYVGQEKVRPITGWSHLANALDWSRPPRQMCQTTYWYMHADQWRYDRFGADTLAATTGAGSFADMTSADAVALSQRLGWQPFYPQFDISSLDVADRAAEAGRETVPWLVDSLKDGTVSFSAEDPDAPENFPRIWSIWRANTLGSSAKGDQYFFRHLLGVDSAAAEEETPEQFRPRSVRWRDEAPIGKVDLLLTLDFRMTSHTLHSDVVLPASTWYEKHDLSTTDMHPFVHSFNPAISNPWESRTDWETWSAIAERFSALAETHLGTRTDVVAYPLQHDSPGAMATPHGRVRDWKKGECEAIPGLTMPALVEVERDYTRIHAKYTSIGPLLEEKGMATKGLTYDVKEFVQELGRLNGVHRTGPAAGRPKLETDLQACEYILGLSGTTNGRMATEGFKTLEKRTGTRLHDLAAEHEGKQIHFADTKAAPVPVITSPEWSGSESGGRRYSPFTINVERKKPWHTLTGRQHYYLDHDWMLEMGEALPVFRPPLDMTALFGEQPVGAKDEAGTSISVRYLTPHNKWAIHSMYMENFFMMNLSRGGQTIWMSVEDAESVGITDNDWIEAVNRNGVVAARAVVSHRMPRGTAFMHHAQDRTVNVPLTERDGKRGGIHNSLTRIMIKPSHLIGGYAQLSFAFNYYGPTGNQRDEVTMIRRRTAPVEY; from the coding sequence ATGACAGTCCACGATCCCGACACCCGCCGGACACCGCAGGATGCCGACCAGGGGGAGAAGGCCGCTGCCGGGGTCGACTCCCCGTTGTTCGACGCCCTCATCGGCGCACGGAAGATGTTCAGCCGCTCGGAGAAGATCTCCGAGGACAGTCGCGAGACCCACCGCGTGGGCGGCCGCAGCGGGGACTCCTTCTACCGCGAGCGCTGGAGCCATGACAAGGTCGTGCGCTCCACCCACGGCGTGAACTGCACCGGCTCCTGCTCCTGGAAGGTCTACGTCAAGGACGGTGTGATCACCTGGGAGTCGCAGGAGACCGATTACCCCTCGGCCGGGCCGGACAAGCCGGAGTACGAGCCCCGCGGCTGCCCCCGCGGCGCCTCCTTCTCCTGGTACACCTACTCGCCGACGCGGGTGCGCTACCCGTACGTGCGCTCCGAGCTGCTGCGGCTGTTCCGCGAGGAGAAGGCGAAGGCTCCGGGGCACGACCCCGTCGAGGCGTGGAAGGCGATCGTCTCGGACCCCGGCAAGGCCATGCGCTACAAGCGGGCGCGCGGCAAGGGCGGCCTGGTGCGGGCCTCCTGGGACGAGGCGGTCGAGATGGTCGCCGCGGCCTACGTCCACACCGTCAAGGAGCACGGGCCCGACCGGGCCACCGGGTTCTCGCCGATCCCTGCGATGAGCCAGGTCTCCTTCTCCTCCGGCGCCCGCTTCCACCAGCTCATCGGCGCCTCGATGCTGTCCTTCTACGACTGGTACGCCGACCTGCCGCCCGCCTCCCCGCAGGTGTTCGGGGACCAGACCGACGTGCCGGAGTCCGGCGACTGGTGGGATGCCGCCTACCTGATCATGTGGGGCTCCAACGTCCCCCAGACGCGCACCCCCGACGCGCACTGGATGACCGAGGCGCGATATCGCGGGCAGAAGGTCATCTCGGTGGCCCCCGACTACGCCGAATCCGTCAAGTTCGCCGACGAGTGGCTCGCCCCGCACCCCGGGACCGACGCCGCGCTGGCGATGTCCATGGGGCACACGATCCTGCGCGAGTTCTACGTCGACTCTCCGGTGCCCTACTTCGTGGCGTACTCCACGCAGTACACCGACCTGCCCTTCCTGGTCCAGCTCGAGAGCCGTGAGGACGGCACGCTGGTGCCCGGGAAGTTCCTGGTCGCGACCGACCTCGGCAGCGGGCACACCCCGGAGGCCGATACCGAGCACGCCGACTTCAAGCCGATGCTCTATGACCTGGCCTCCCAGGCGGCCGCCGTGCCGAACGGGACCCTCGGACACCGCTTCTCGGCCGACGGCGAAGGCCGCTGGAACCTCGAACTGGGAGAGCTCGACCCGGCGCTGAGCCTGCTGGGCCATCACGAGGACGTCGCCGAGGTGCTGCTGCCCCGCTTCGACACGGCGGGCCAGGGCGGCCGCGGCGACGTCCCCCGCGGCGTGCCCGTACGCAGGATCGACGGGCACCTCGTCACCACCGTCTTCGACCTGCTGCTGGCCGAGTACGGTGTGGGACGCGAGGGTCTGCCGGGCCGGTGGGCGCGCGGCCTCGACGACGCCGACGCGCTCTACACGCCGGCCTGGCAGGAGGGCATCACGGGCGTCCCCGGTCCGGCCGCGGCCCGCATCGCCCGGGAGCTCGCCCAGAACGCGATCGACTCCGGCGGTCGCTCGATGATCATCATGGGCGCGGGGACCAACCACTGGTTCCACTCCGACACGATCTACCGCTCCTTCCTCACGCTGACCAACCTCTGCGGCACCCAGGGCGTCAACGGCGGCGGTTGGGCCCACTACGTCGGCCAGGAGAAGGTGCGCCCGATCACCGGTTGGTCGCACCTGGCCAATGCCCTGGACTGGTCGCGGCCGCCCCGGCAGATGTGCCAGACCACGTACTGGTACATGCATGCCGACCAGTGGCGGTACGACCGCTTCGGCGCGGACACCCTGGCCGCGACCACGGGCGCCGGCTCCTTCGCGGACATGACCTCCGCCGACGCCGTCGCGCTCTCGCAGCGGCTGGGCTGGCAGCCCTTCTACCCGCAGTTCGACATCAGCTCGCTGGACGTCGCCGACCGCGCGGCAGAGGCAGGGCGGGAGACGGTGCCGTGGCTCGTGGACTCCCTGAAGGACGGGACCGTCAGCTTCTCGGCCGAGGACCCCGACGCCCCGGAGAACTTCCCGCGGATCTGGTCGATCTGGCGCGCGAACACGCTGGGCTCCTCCGCGAAGGGCGATCAGTACTTCTTCCGCCATCTGCTGGGCGTGGACAGCGCCGCCGCGGAGGAGGAGACGCCCGAGCAGTTCCGCCCTCGCAGCGTGCGCTGGCGGGACGAGGCCCCGATCGGAAAGGTCGACCTGCTGCTCACCCTCGACTTCCGGATGACCAGCCACACGCTGCATTCCGACGTGGTGCTGCCGGCCTCCACCTGGTACGAGAAGCACGACCTCTCCACCACCGACATGCATCCCTTCGTGCACTCCTTCAACCCCGCCATCTCCAATCCGTGGGAGTCGCGCACCGACTGGGAGACGTGGTCGGCGATCGCGGAGCGCTTCAGCGCCCTCGCCGAGACCCACCTGGGCACGCGCACCGATGTTGTCGCCTATCCGCTGCAGCACGACTCCCCGGGGGCGATGGCCACGCCGCACGGGCGGGTGCGGGACTGGAAGAAAGGGGAGTGCGAGGCGATCCCTGGTCTCACCATGCCCGCCCTGGTGGAGGTCGAACGCGACTACACCCGGATCCACGCCAAGTACACCTCGATCGGCCCGCTCCTGGAGGAGAAGGGCATGGCCACCAAGGGGCTCACCTACGACGTGAAGGAGTTCGTCCAGGAGCTCGGCCGGCTCAACGGCGTCCACCGCACCGGGCCCGCCGCGGGCCGCCCGAAGCTGGAGACGGATCTGCAGGCCTGCGAATACATCCTGGGGCTGTCGGGGACGACCAACGGTCGCATGGCCACGGAGGGGTTCAAGACCCTCGAGAAGCGCACCGGCACCCGCCTGCACGACCTCGCGGCCGAGCACGAGGGCAAGCAGATCCACTTCGCCGACACCAAGGCGGCACCGGTCCCGGTGATCACCAGCCCCGAATGGTCGGGATCCGAGAGCGGAGGGCGCCGCTACAGCCCGTTCACGATCAACGTCGAGCGCAAGAAGCCCTGGCACACCCTCACCGGACGCCAGCACTACTACCTCGACCACGACTGGATGCTCGAGATGGGGGAGGCCCTGCCGGTCTTCCGCCCGCCGCTGGACATGACCGCGCTGTTCGGCGAGCAGCCGGTCGGTGCGAAGGACGAGGCGGGGACGTCCATCTCCGTGCGTTACCTGACTCCCCACAACAAGTGGGCGATCCACTCGATGTACATGGAGAACTTCTTCATGATGAACCTGTCCCGCGGCGGACAGACCATCTGGATGAGCGTCGAGGACGCGGAGTCCGTGGGCATCACGGACAACGACTGGATCGAGGCCGTCAACCGCAACGGCGTCGTCGCGGCCCGGGCGGTGGTCAGCCACCGCATGCCCCGGGGCACGGCGTTCATGCACCACGCCCAGGACCGCACGGTCAACGTGCCGCTGACCGAGCGGGACGGCAAGCGCGGAGGCATCCACAACTCGCTGACCAGGATCATGATCAAGCCCTCGCATCTGATCGGCGGGTACGCGCAGCTGTCGTTCGCCTTCAACTACTACGGACCGACGGGGAACCAGCGCGACGAGGTCACGATGATCCGTCGGCGCACCGCCCCCGTCGAGTACTGA
- the narH gene encoding nitrate reductase subunit beta → MRVMAQMSMVMNLDKCIGCHTCSVTCKQAWTNRSGTEYIWFNNVETRPGQGYPRGYEDQEKWKGGWELGKNGRLKLKAGGRLTKLMQLFSNPKLPGIEDYYEPWTYEYDNLLHAPAQQDTIPTAPPKSLITGERTQIQWSGNWDDDLGGTYLHKDKDPMLKGIEEKVQFEFDQTFMFYLPRICEHCLNPTCVASCPSGAIYKREEDGVVLVDQDGCRGWRMCITGCPYKKIYFNHRTGKAEKCTFCYPRLEQGEPTVCAETCVGRLRYIGLVLYDADRVTEAASTSDEKDLYRAQRDIILDPHDPEVVRGAEAAGIPHDWILSAQRSPTYRLIKDYEVALPLHPEYRTMPMVWYIPPLSPVVDVVRDTGYDAEDAESLFAAIDALRIPVEYLANLFTAGDVPTVERVLYRMAAMRSYMRDINLEREPKEGIANAVGMSGEEMQEMYRLLAIAKYEDRYVIPVGHHESAHDLESTGTDCPLNEPGGPGMNMSLPEESLGMAGPGYATKRQEDGPVDRPEGVRINLLNWDGKGRPEGLFPEPSPGSA, encoded by the coding sequence ATGAGAGTCATGGCCCAGATGTCGATGGTGATGAACCTCGACAAGTGCATCGGCTGCCACACCTGCTCCGTCACCTGCAAGCAGGCATGGACCAACCGCTCCGGGACCGAGTACATCTGGTTCAACAACGTCGAGACGCGCCCCGGCCAGGGATATCCGCGCGGGTACGAGGACCAGGAGAAGTGGAAGGGTGGCTGGGAGCTCGGGAAGAACGGCCGGCTCAAGCTCAAGGCGGGCGGCCGCCTCACCAAGCTGATGCAGCTGTTCTCCAACCCGAAGCTGCCGGGCATCGAGGACTACTACGAGCCCTGGACCTACGAGTACGACAACCTGCTCCACGCCCCGGCGCAGCAGGACACCATCCCCACCGCGCCCCCGAAGTCCCTGATCACGGGCGAACGCACCCAGATCCAGTGGTCGGGGAACTGGGACGACGACCTCGGCGGCACCTATCTGCACAAGGACAAGGACCCGATGCTCAAGGGCATCGAGGAGAAGGTGCAGTTCGAGTTCGACCAGACCTTCATGTTCTACCTGCCGCGCATCTGCGAGCACTGCCTGAACCCCACCTGCGTCGCCTCCTGCCCCTCCGGCGCGATCTACAAGCGCGAGGAGGACGGGGTGGTCCTGGTCGATCAGGACGGATGCCGCGGCTGGCGCATGTGCATCACCGGCTGCCCGTACAAGAAGATCTACTTCAACCACCGCACCGGAAAGGCCGAGAAGTGCACCTTCTGCTACCCCCGCCTCGAGCAGGGGGAGCCGACGGTCTGCGCGGAGACCTGCGTGGGGCGCCTGCGCTACATCGGACTGGTGCTGTACGACGCCGACCGCGTCACCGAGGCGGCCTCGACCAGCGACGAGAAGGATCTCTACCGCGCCCAGCGCGACATCATCCTGGACCCGCATGACCCCGAGGTCGTGCGCGGGGCCGAGGCCGCAGGCATCCCGCACGACTGGATCCTGTCCGCGCAGAGATCCCCGACCTACCGGCTGATCAAGGACTACGAGGTCGCCCTCCCGCTGCACCCGGAGTACCGGACCATGCCGATGGTCTGGTACATCCCGCCGCTGTCGCCGGTGGTGGACGTGGTGCGGGACACCGGCTACGACGCGGAGGACGCCGAGAGCCTGTTCGCCGCGATCGACGCGCTGCGTATCCCCGTGGAGTACCTCGCGAACCTGTTCACCGCCGGGGACGTGCCCACCGTCGAACGGGTGCTGTACCGGATGGCGGCCATGCGCTCCTACATGCGCGACATCAACCTCGAGCGGGAGCCGAAGGAGGGTATCGCCAACGCCGTGGGCATGAGCGGCGAGGAGATGCAGGAGATGTACCGTCTGCTGGCGATCGCGAAGTACGAGGACCGCTACGTGATCCCGGTGGGGCATCACGAGTCCGCCCACGATCTCGAGTCCACCGGCACCGACTGCCCGCTGAACGAGCCGGGCGGGCCCGGGATGAACATGTCGCTGCCGGAGGAGTCGTTGGGGATGGCCGGGCCGGGGTACGCCACCAAGCGCCAGGAGGACGGGCCGGTCGACCGGCCCGAGGGCGTGCGCATCAACCTGCTGAACTGGGACGGCAAGGGCAGGCCCGAGGGGCTGTTCCCGGAGCCCTCCCCGGGGAGTGCGTGA
- the narJ gene encoding nitrate reductase molybdenum cofactor assembly chaperone, translating into MTTEQLRVTWIAVSWLLTYPDPGALERYGALRELAASLPEPARSGVRGTLAALEGRDAVSIQEDYVDTFDTRRRGCLHLTYFSHGDTRRRGMALLRIKQDFRAAGLEIGADELPDHLPVVLEFAAGHDAERGAKILRANRPGVELLRLHLEEIGSPWHGALVALCATLPRLDAEDRAAVLKLAQEGPEEETVGLDGYGLDSDAADLAGQTSAASPPDSCGSHAAAPGPVPVDLMRGRPS; encoded by the coding sequence ATGACCACCGAGCAGCTGCGGGTCACGTGGATCGCCGTGTCCTGGCTGCTGACGTACCCCGACCCGGGCGCGCTCGAGCGCTACGGCGCGCTGCGGGAGCTCGCCGCCTCGCTGCCGGAGCCGGCGCGCTCCGGTGTGCGGGGCACCCTCGCGGCGCTCGAGGGGAGGGACGCGGTGAGCATCCAGGAGGACTACGTGGACACCTTCGACACCCGCCGCCGGGGATGCCTGCACCTGACCTACTTCAGCCACGGCGACACCCGCCGCCGCGGCATGGCTCTGCTGCGCATCAAGCAGGACTTCCGCGCCGCGGGCCTGGAGATCGGCGCCGACGAGCTGCCCGATCACCTGCCCGTGGTGCTCGAGTTCGCGGCCGGCCACGACGCCGAGCGCGGCGCGAAGATCCTGCGCGCGAACCGTCCCGGCGTGGAACTGCTGCGCCTGCACCTCGAGGAGATCGGCTCTCCCTGGCACGGGGCGCTGGTGGCCCTGTGCGCGACGCTGCCGCGACTGGACGCCGAGGACCGCGCTGCCGTGCTGAAGCTCGCCCAGGAGGGGCCCGAGGAGGAGACGGTGGGGCTGGACGGTTACGGCCTGGACAGCGACGCGGCGGACCTGGCCGGCCAGACCTCCGCCGCGTCCCCTCCCGATTCCTGCGGGTCCCATGCGGCGGCGCCCGGACCTGTGCCGGTGGACCTGATGAGAGGACGACCCTCATGA
- the narI gene encoding respiratory nitrate reductase subunit gamma, which translates to MNDATTLQLLLWVVYPYMVLAVFVLGHVWRFRTDRFGWTTRSSQIYESKLLSIGSPMFHYGIIGIFVGHVVGLGIPKSWTRFLGISDHMYHLMAVTIGLAAAVACVGGLLILLYRRRTNTRVFGATTAGDKLMYLLLALTIVCGVLATVVHTTFGAYDYREGVSIWFRQFWTLRPSTELMSAAPIFFQLHILTALTLFAIWPFTRLVHVFAAPVGYLTRPYIVYRSKDPRKEAQRRGWEKVKF; encoded by the coding sequence ATGAACGACGCGACGACCCTCCAGCTGCTGCTGTGGGTGGTGTATCCCTACATGGTGCTCGCCGTGTTCGTCCTCGGGCACGTCTGGCGCTTCCGCACCGACCGCTTCGGCTGGACCACCCGATCCAGCCAGATCTACGAGTCGAAGCTGCTGTCCATCGGATCGCCGATGTTCCACTACGGGATCATCGGGATCTTCGTCGGGCACGTCGTGGGGCTGGGGATCCCGAAGTCCTGGACCCGGTTCCTCGGGATCTCGGATCACATGTACCACCTGATGGCGGTGACCATCGGCCTGGCGGCGGCGGTGGCGTGCGTCGGCGGGCTGCTGATCCTGCTCTACCGGCGCCGCACCAACACCAGGGTGTTCGGAGCCACCACCGCCGGGGACAAGCTCATGTACCTGCTGCTGGCGCTGACCATCGTGTGCGGCGTGCTCGCCACGGTCGTGCACACCACCTTCGGCGCGTACGACTACCGCGAGGGCGTCTCGATCTGGTTCCGTCAGTTCTGGACCCTGCGGCCCTCCACCGAACTGATGTCTGCGGCCCCGATCTTCTTCCAGCTGCACATCCTGACCGCCCTGACACTGTTCGCGATCTGGCCGTTCACGCGCCTGGTGCACGTCTTCGCGGCACCGGTGGGCTACCTGACCCGGCCGTACATCGTCTACCGCAGCAAGGACCCCCGCAAGGAGGCCCAGCGCCGCGGCTGGGAGAAGGTGAAGTTCTGA
- a CDS encoding DUF6457 domain-containing protein, whose product MAAKPPVTLQDDWGTALLPWLRRVADELDVGGVDLDVDRVHEMTGVVAEDLQRSMAPISAFLVGAAVARGAGLEEACRAVEQLTHADVATGR is encoded by the coding sequence ATGGCGGCCAAGCCCCCGGTGACTCTCCAGGACGACTGGGGGACCGCGCTGCTGCCCTGGCTGCGACGGGTCGCGGACGAGCTGGACGTCGGAGGCGTCGATCTGGACGTGGACCGGGTCCACGAGATGACCGGCGTCGTGGCCGAGGACCTGCAGCGCTCCATGGCCCCGATCTCGGCCTTCCTGGTCGGGGCCGCCGTGGCGCGCGGTGCCGGTCTCGAGGAGGCGTGCCGGGCAGTCGAACAGCTGACGCACGCGGACGTCGCCACCGGCCGCTGA
- a CDS encoding trypsin-like serine peptidase: MIPSPESQDDRTPLLGRCARTVGGVAFVAALTLGGAGLATAEPADDGDLERTTLSSGAQEGAVEYWTAERMESATPADELIADQAAPDGQVAASATESIPAVGADSEVRTAQRSASGAVDAAQPAAGTDHIGKVFFTVEGVDYVCSGNAVASSNGSTVSTAGHCVHEAGTWADNWVFAPGYAQGSTPYGLWGASDLYATDQWVATEDMNYDVAFAIVEPESGAATLTEAVGGSGIEFNTERGALYTSYGYPAGAPFDGESLEQCQGQGVDDTIGGTDDQGIDCDMTGGSSGGPWFAGDGPSGMQVSVNSFGYSSQPNVMYGPYLGDVAQEIYEAAAAA; encoded by the coding sequence GTGATCCCTTCCCCGGAATCCCAGGACGACCGCACACCCCTCCTCGGCCGCTGCGCCCGGACCGTCGGCGGCGTCGCCTTCGTGGCGGCGCTGACGCTCGGCGGAGCCGGTCTCGCCACCGCCGAGCCCGCCGATGACGGCGATCTCGAGAGAACGACCCTGTCCTCCGGCGCACAGGAGGGCGCCGTCGAGTACTGGACGGCCGAGCGCATGGAATCGGCGACCCCGGCGGATGAGCTCATCGCCGACCAGGCGGCCCCGGACGGGCAGGTCGCCGCCTCCGCGACCGAGAGCATTCCTGCCGTCGGCGCCGACTCCGAGGTCCGGACCGCACAGCGCAGCGCCTCGGGAGCGGTCGACGCCGCTCAGCCCGCAGCGGGCACCGACCACATCGGCAAGGTCTTCTTCACCGTCGAAGGCGTCGACTACGTGTGCTCCGGCAATGCGGTGGCCTCCTCCAACGGCTCCACCGTCTCGACGGCAGGCCATTGCGTGCACGAGGCCGGCACCTGGGCGGACAACTGGGTCTTCGCCCCGGGCTACGCGCAGGGGTCGACCCCGTACGGCCTGTGGGGCGCCTCGGACCTCTACGCCACCGACCAATGGGTCGCCACGGAGGACATGAACTACGACGTGGCCTTCGCGATCGTCGAGCCGGAGAGCGGTGCCGCGACCCTGACCGAGGCCGTGGGCGGGTCCGGCATCGAGTTCAACACCGAACGCGGAGCGCTCTACACCTCCTACGGCTACCCGGCGGGGGCCCCCTTCGACGGCGAGAGCCTCGAGCAGTGTCAGGGCCAGGGTGTCGATGACACCATCGGCGGCACGGATGACCAGGGAATCGACTGCGACATGACCGGTGGCTCCTCGGGCGGCCCGTGGTTCGCGGGCGACGGCCCCTCCGGGATGCAGGTCTCGGTCAACAGCTTCGGCTACTCCTCGCAGCCGAACGTCATGTACGGGCCGTACCTGGGTGACGTGGCGCAGGAGATCTACGAGGCCGCCGCGGCCGCCTGA
- a CDS encoding DEAD/DEAH box helicase: MPILTPFLPETASADGQDAIVEGFVAAQESVGRALYPHQEEALLAIAAGDHVIAATPTGSGKTTIAYAALFAAMARGERSYYTAPIKALVSEKFFDLVGQFGAENVGMMTGDSSVNHDAPIIVCTAEILANHALRDGPASDVGLAVMDEFHYYGDPQRGWAWQVPLVELPDCQFVLMSATLGDVSFFVEDLTERTARDVSVIDDAPRPVPLDFRWSLEPLPDTISTILQDRDSPVYIVHFTQKDALEQAQALLGQKILSGEEKERIREIIGDFRFSKGFGQILSRLVREGIGVHHAGMLPKYRRLVEKLAQSGLLRIICGTDTLGVGINVPIRTVLLTGLVKFDGSRSRLLNAREFHQIAGRAGRAGFDTIGHVVVQAPTWTIEFERERAKHRAREEAGAAPNNAKKRKKEPKPRIPDGAVTWSEANMTKLVENGPEALRPHLKITAGMALALISRPGDAVAAGRHLIMTSHQTRTQKLKLLRDALAILKGLRDAEIIEVLAEPDHLGRRIVLTSDLQLDFTMNQPLAPFAIAMIDTLDEESSTLTMDTVSILEAILEDPRQILLAQQNAAKGELLAELKADGVEYTERMAQLDEVTWPKPLEEDLEAALEIYARTRPWVRVEDLSPKSVVREIHETGQTFSEFVQRYGLQRSEGVVLRYLSDAYQALRRTIPQDLRTEELEDLIEWLGVLVRGIDSSLLDEWEALSHPEDVEADGASEIRPSSPRGLSAQTKVLRTMVRAAMWQRVEHFAFEREQRLAELDGAAGWDRARWAEAMDSYYDTYDDVGIDGPARSPQLLQITEESKLWRIRQVLADPEDNHDWAIEAELDLEATDEAGEPVLAITHVGDLADR, encoded by the coding sequence ATGCCGATCCTGACGCCGTTCCTGCCCGAGACCGCTTCCGCTGACGGACAGGACGCGATCGTCGAAGGATTCGTCGCGGCGCAGGAGTCCGTCGGGCGCGCGCTGTACCCGCACCAGGAGGAAGCGCTACTGGCGATCGCCGCCGGCGACCACGTCATCGCGGCGACCCCCACCGGCTCCGGCAAGACCACGATCGCCTATGCCGCGCTCTTCGCCGCCATGGCCCGCGGGGAGCGCTCGTACTACACCGCGCCCATCAAGGCCCTGGTCTCCGAGAAGTTCTTCGACCTGGTCGGCCAGTTCGGGGCCGAGAACGTGGGCATGATGACCGGCGACTCCAGCGTGAACCACGATGCCCCGATCATCGTGTGCACCGCGGAGATCCTCGCCAACCACGCGCTGCGCGACGGGCCCGCCTCCGATGTGGGCCTGGCGGTGATGGACGAGTTCCACTACTACGGCGACCCCCAGCGCGGATGGGCCTGGCAGGTCCCCCTCGTCGAGCTGCCCGACTGCCAGTTCGTGCTGATGAGCGCGACCCTCGGTGACGTGTCCTTCTTCGTCGAGGACCTCACCGAGAGGACCGCGCGCGACGTGTCGGTCATCGACGACGCACCCCGCCCGGTCCCCTTGGACTTCCGCTGGTCGCTCGAACCGCTGCCGGACACCATCTCCACGATCCTGCAGGACCGTGACTCCCCGGTCTACATCGTCCACTTCACCCAGAAGGACGCCCTCGAGCAGGCTCAGGCGCTGCTGGGTCAGAAGATCCTGAGCGGCGAGGAGAAGGAGCGGATCCGCGAGATCATCGGCGACTTCCGCTTCTCCAAGGGCTTCGGGCAGATCCTGTCCAGGCTCGTGCGCGAGGGCATCGGCGTCCATCACGCCGGCATGCTCCCCAAGTACCGCCGCCTGGTCGAGAAGCTGGCCCAGTCCGGTCTGCTGAGGATCATCTGCGGGACCGACACCCTCGGGGTGGGCATCAACGTGCCCATCCGCACCGTGCTGCTGACGGGGCTGGTCAAGTTCGACGGTTCCCGGTCGCGGCTGCTCAACGCCCGCGAGTTCCACCAGATCGCGGGCCGCGCGGGCCGCGCGGGCTTCGACACCATCGGCCACGTCGTGGTGCAGGCGCCGACGTGGACCATCGAGTTCGAGCGCGAGCGGGCCAAGCACCGGGCGCGCGAAGAAGCCGGCGCGGCCCCCAACAATGCGAAGAAGCGCAAGAAGGAGCCCAAGCCCCGGATCCCCGACGGCGCGGTCACCTGGTCCGAGGCGAACATGACCAAGCTGGTCGAGAACGGCCCCGAGGCACTGCGGCCCCATCTGAAGATCACCGCCGGCATGGCGCTGGCCCTGATCTCGCGGCCCGGCGACGCGGTCGCCGCGGGCCGCCACCTGATCATGACCAGCCACCAGACTCGTACCCAGAAGCTGAAGCTCCTGCGGGACGCCCTCGCGATCCTCAAGGGCCTGCGGGACGCCGAGATCATCGAGGTGCTGGCGGAGCCGGACCATCTCGGCCGACGCATCGTCCTGACCTCGGACCTGCAGCTCGATTTCACCATGAACCAGCCGCTGGCCCCCTTCGCGATCGCCATGATCGACACGCTCGACGAGGAATCCTCCACCCTCACGATGGACACCGTCTCGATCCTCGAGGCGATCCTGGAGGACCCGCGACAGATCCTGCTCGCCCAGCAGAATGCCGCCAAGGGCGAGCTGCTGGCCGAGCTGAAGGCCGACGGGGTCGAGTACACCGAGCGCATGGCCCAGCTCGACGAGGTCACCTGGCCCAAGCCCCTCGAGGAGGACCTCGAGGCCGCGTTGGAGATCTACGCCCGCACTCGTCCCTGGGTGAGGGTCGAGGACCTCTCCCCCAAGTCGGTGGTCCGGGAGATCCACGAGACCGGTCAGACCTTCAGCGAGTTCGTCCAGCGCTACGGGCTCCAGCGCTCCGAGGGCGTCGTGCTGCGCTACCTCTCCGACGCCTATCAGGCCCTGCGGCGCACCATCCCCCAGGACCTGCGCACCGAGGAGCTCGAGGACCTCATCGAATGGCTCGGCGTGCTGGTGCGCGGCATCGACTCCTCGCTGCTGGACGAGTGGGAGGCCCTCTCCCATCCTGAGGACGTGGAGGCCGACGGGGCGAGCGAGATCCGCCCGAGCTCTCCCCGCGGCCTGTCGGCACAGACCAAGGTGCTGCGCACCATGGTGAGGGCTGCCATGTGGCAGCGCGTGGAGCACTTCGCCTTCGAGCGCGAGCAGCGCCTCGCCGAGCTCGACGGCGCCGCCGGCTGGGACCGTGCGCGGTGGGCGGAGGCCATGGACAGCTACTACGACACCTACGACGACGTGGGCATCGACGGCCCGGCGCGTTCACCGCAGCTCCTGCAGATCACGGAGGAATCGAAGCTCTGGCGGATCCGTCAGGTGCTCGCCGACCCCGAGGACAACCACGACTGGGCGATCGAGGCCGAACTCGACCTCGAGGCCACCGACGAGGCGGGCGAGCCGGTGCTCGCCATCACTCACGTCGGTGACCTCGCGGATCGCTGA